The Xanthomonas sontii genomic sequence CCGGCTACCCGGAGATGCAGCGCCTGCAGAACCAGATCGCCGAGACCAAGCGCCAGATCGCCGACGAGGTCGCCAACATCCGCAGCGCGTTGAAGAACGACTATGAATCGGCGCGTCAGCAGGAAACCCTGCTGGCCGACCGCATCGCCGCGCTGAAGAACGACGAACTGGACCTGCAGACCCGCAGCATCCGCTACACCATGCTGCGCCGCGAGGCCGACACCAACCGCCAGCTCTACGACGCGCTGCTGCAGCGCTACAAGGAGATCGGCGTGGTCGGCAACGTGGGCACCAACAACATTTCGATCGTCGACCGCGCCGATGTGCCGGGCAAGCCGAGTTCGCCGAAGAAGCTGCTCGGCCTGGCGCTGGCCTTCGTGTTCGGCCTGTTCCTGGCGGTGGCGGTGGCGCTGGTGCGCTACTTCATCCGCGAGGCCGAAGCCGCGGCGGCGGCATCGGCGTGATGTCGCGGTGTCATGGCGCGCCGCACCGCGCGAGGCGCGGGTGCGTGCCGCACCGCACACAACGGCATCGGTTCGACGCACAGTCTTCAGTGAGGTGATACGTGGTTCAGCTAGGCAATGAGGTGCTCCATTATTTTCCAGCGCGGTTGTACGAAGACGTTGTTCTGTTGAAGTAATCACGGGCTGCCGTGGACCTGGGGTCGGCGAGGGAGGCGCCGCAGCGGTCCACAGGCAGGCGAAATCGAGGCCCGGCGGCGTCGCATGTTCCCCCGCATGCCGATCGACCGGGTTTGGATAGGAATCCCGATCATGCTTTTGGCAGACCTGAGTAGCGCCACCTATACGACCTCCTCGCCGCGCATGTTGTCCAAGTACGCGGCCGCGGCAGACATCCTGTTGCGCGTGTCCGACCTGACCGTCATGGTCGGCGGCGCGTTGCTCACCCACCGGTTGCTGTTCGGCACCTGGATGCCGGAACCGGCCTACCGGGTGGCGATCGGCACCACGCTGCTGTACGCGGTGATCTGCTTCGCGCTGTTCCCGCTGTACCGCAGCTGGCGCGGGCGCGGCCTGCTGCGCGAGATGATGGTGTTGAGCCTGGCCTGTGGCGGCGTGTTCGCCCTGTTCGCCATGCATGCCTTCGTGGTGCAGTTCGGCCAGCAGGTCTCGCGGCTGTGGATCGGCACTTGGTTCGTCACCAGCCTGGCGACGTTGCTGCTCTCGCGCACGCTGGTGCGCGGCGTGCTCAACCGGCTGCGCTCGGAAGGCGTGGACGTGCAGCGCGTGGTGGTGGTGGGTCTGCGCCATCCGGTGGTGAAGATCCACAACTACCTGAGCCGCAATCCCTGGGTGGGCATGCAGGTGGTGGGCTACTTCAGCAGCGACTACGACCTGTCGGTGGCCGACCATCCGCAGAAGCTGCAGTGCCTGGGCGAGGGCACCGCCGACGCGCTGATCGACTACCTCGACGACCACCAGGTCGAGCAGGTGTGGATCTCGTTGCCGCTGGGCGAGCGCGACCACATCAAGCAGCTCCTGCAACGCATGGACCGCTATCCGATCCAGGTCCGGCTGATTCCCGATCTGTTCGACTTCGGCATGCTCAACCAGTCCGGCGACCAGATCGGCAATGTGCCGGTGATCAACCTGCGCCAGGGCGGCGTGGACCGCAACACTTACTTCGTGGTCGCCAAGGCGCTGCAGGACAAGCTGGTGGCCCTGGCCGCACTGGCCGTGCTGTGGCCGCTGATGCTGGCGATCGCGGTGGGCGTGAAGCTGAGCTCGCCGGGTCCGGTGTTCTTCCGCCAGCGCCGCCACGGCCTGGGCGGGCGCGAGTTCTACATGTACAAGTTCCGTTCCATGCGCGTGCAGCAGGAGCCCAGCGACGTGGTGGTGCAGGCCACGCGCGGCGACAGCCGGGTGACCCGCTTCGGCGCGTTCCTGCGCCGCACCAGCCTGGACGAACTGCCGCAGCTGTTCAACGTGCTCGGCGGCAGCATGTCTGTGGTGGGGCCGCGTCCGCACGCGGCGCAGCACAACACCCACTACGAAAAGCTGATCCACCATTACATGCAGCGGCACTACGTCAAGCCGGGGATCACCGGCTGGGCGCAGGTGAACGGCTTCCGCGGCGAGACGCCGGAACTGCGCACGATGAAGAAGCGCATCCAGTACGACCTGGACTACATCCGCCGCTGGTCGTTGTGGCTGGACACGCGGATCATCGTGCTGACCGCGTTCAAGGTGCTCGGGCAGAAGACCGCCTACTGATGCGCCCGATGCGTCTTCTTCCCGTCGACCGTGAACAGCGCCGGCGCCGCCTCCGCGTCGCCGTCGTTCCCGTGCTGCCTGCGTCGAATGACGTGGCGCGCGACACGTTTCTGCCGCGCGTGACGGCAGCCGATGGCCGCGTTGGCGTGCAACGCGCCGCCGCCGCAGCGAGGTGCGCATGCTGAGCGTGCCGGACATGCCGCTGCGCGAGCAGCGCCGCAACCTGCTGATCGAGCTGGTGCTGCTGTTCGCCGTCGGCTACAACTTCGTGCTGGCGGTGATCAACGCGAAGGTGTTCCGGGTCAGCCCGGCGATGACCTACGCGGTGGAGCTGGCGGTGTACGCCGCCTGCTTCCTGCTCGGCCTGCGCGCGCTGGACCGCAAGCGCATGGCGATGGTGTTCACCGGCATCGCGCTGCTGGCGCTGCTGATGCTGGTGCGCCTGTTCATGGCGTGGACGCTGGATCCGAAGTTCTTCCGCGATGCGCTGATCCCGTTCGCCTTCCTGATGCTCGGCGCGGCGTATACCGGCTCGCTGCCGCGCATGTTCGTGCGCATGGCGCTGCTGGTGTCGCTGGTGGCGGTGTTCGAACTGGCCCTGCCCAAGGTCTACGGCGACGTGGTCAACCCCAAGAGCTATTTCGTCAACGCGCGCGGCGCCAGCGCGTCGAGCTTCTGGAATCAGGACAGCAACCTGTTCGTCAGTGCGACACGGCCCGGCGCACGCAACTTCCTGCCGTCCTCGAACCTGCCGCGCGCCTCCTCGGTATTCATCGAGCCGGTGACGATGGGCAACTTCATCATCTTCTTCACCGCGATCCTGCTGACGTTCTGGCGCTGGATGCGGCCGTTGGCGATCGTCGCCTCGGTGGCGATGATCGGCTTCCTGATCGTGGCCTCGGACGGGCGCCTGGCCGCCGGTACCTGCGTGATGATGGCGCTGCTGAGTCCGTTGCTGCTGCGTATGGACCAGCGCCTGGGCTTCTTGATCTTCTTCGCGGTGATGGGCGGAGCGTGGCTGCTGGTGTGGGCCTCCGGCATCCAGAGCTACGAGGACACCACGTTGGGCCGGGTGTTCTTCACCGTCGATTCGATCCGCAGGATGAGCGCCGATGCGTGGATGGGGCTGGACGTGGATCAGCCGTACCGCTACTTCGACAGCGGCATCGCCTACTTCATCTCCTCGCAGTCGGTGCTGCTGGTGCTGGCGTTTCTGCTGGCGTACTCGTTCGCGATGCTGATGCGCACCATCGAAGGGCAGCTGTTCAAGAACCTGCTGATCTTCGCCTTCTCGCTGAGCCTGCTGGTCTCCAACGGCTACTTCTCGATCAAGACTGCGGCGCTGTGGTGGTTCGTGTGCGGCTGCCTGTGGCAGATGGCGCCGCGCCTGCGCGAGTCAGCCGCAGTGCCTGCGGCGCCGGCTCCCCGTATCCCGGCGGTGCCGGCATGAGCGCGCCCGCCACGGCCGTCTCCGCGTCCGTGCCGGCGCAGGGGCGTAGCGCATGGGCGAGCGCGCCGCGCG encodes the following:
- a CDS encoding polysaccharide biosynthesis protein GumE encodes the protein MLSVPDMPLREQRRNLLIELVLLFAVGYNFVLAVINAKVFRVSPAMTYAVELAVYAACFLLGLRALDRKRMAMVFTGIALLALLMLVRLFMAWTLDPKFFRDALIPFAFLMLGAAYTGSLPRMFVRMALLVSLVAVFELALPKVYGDVVNPKSYFVNARGASASSFWNQDSNLFVSATRPGARNFLPSSNLPRASSVFIEPVTMGNFIIFFTAILLTFWRWMRPLAIVASVAMIGFLIVASDGRLAAGTCVMMALLSPLLLRMDQRLGFLIFFAVMGGAWLLVWASGIQSYEDTTLGRVFFTVDSIRRMSADAWMGLDVDQPYRYFDSGIAYFISSQSVLLVLAFLLAYSFAMLMRTIEGQLFKNLLIFAFSLSLLVSNGYFSIKTAALWWFVCGCLWQMAPRLRESAAVPAAPAPRIPAVPA
- a CDS encoding undecaprenyl-phosphate glucose phosphotransferase, which translates into the protein MLLADLSSATYTTSSPRMLSKYAAAADILLRVSDLTVMVGGALLTHRLLFGTWMPEPAYRVAIGTTLLYAVICFALFPLYRSWRGRGLLREMMVLSLACGGVFALFAMHAFVVQFGQQVSRLWIGTWFVTSLATLLLSRTLVRGVLNRLRSEGVDVQRVVVVGLRHPVVKIHNYLSRNPWVGMQVVGYFSSDYDLSVADHPQKLQCLGEGTADALIDYLDDHQVEQVWISLPLGERDHIKQLLQRMDRYPIQVRLIPDLFDFGMLNQSGDQIGNVPVINLRQGGVDRNTYFVVAKALQDKLVALAALAVLWPLMLAIAVGVKLSSPGPVFFRQRRHGLGGREFYMYKFRSMRVQQEPSDVVVQATRGDSRVTRFGAFLRRTSLDELPQLFNVLGGSMSVVGPRPHAAQHNTHYEKLIHHYMQRHYVKPGITGWAQVNGFRGETPELRTMKKRIQYDLDYIRRWSLWLDTRIIVLTAFKVLGQKTAY